A region from the Dysidea avara chromosome 15, odDysAvar1.4, whole genome shotgun sequence genome encodes:
- the LOC136245080 gene encoding septin-2-like isoform X1 — MDANSAPKKTFRSVQKRVVEDVKMSNESASGLGFHNLPFLVHRKSVKKGFEFTLMVVGESGLGKSTLVNTLFLHDLYEERNYPSAKDRIMQTVNIDTFTVDIEERGVKLRLTVVDTPGFGDAVDNKQCWKPIIDYINEQYNAYLRDESGLNRRNIEDHRVHCCLYFISPTGHGLKPLDIEFMKQLHELVNIVPVIAKADTLTPSEVQTLKKRVLKDLHENRIQVYTGEMDEEDDSPEMKQLKDAIPLAVVGSNTMLEVNGKRVRGRIYPWGVVEVENKDHCDFVLLRDMIVRTHMQDLKDITQDVHYENFRKKKLLQGGGGGGHVEEVDMGPAPTGGQQQIQDEMRKKEKELDEMRRQMAFLQAQLQRQQGMGQSDTV; from the exons ATGGACGCCAATTCCGCGCCCAAGAAAACATTTCGTTCAGTGCAGAAGCGTGTCGTGGAAGACGTGAAGATGTCGAACGAATCTGCCAGTGGTCTGGGCTTCCATAATCTTCCCTTCCTTGTCCATagaaaatcagtgaagaaaggaTTTGAATTTACGTTGATGGTTGTAG GGGAGTCTGGTCTTGGCAAGTCCACATTGGTCAATACACTGTTCCTACATGATCTGTACGAAGAACGAAACTACCCCTCAGCTAAAG ATCGCATTATGCAGACGGTGAACATTGACACGTTCACTGTTGATATTGAGGAGAGAGGGGTGAAGCTAAGATTGACAGTGGTTGATACTCCGGGCTTCGGTGATGCTGTAGATAATAAACAATG TTGGAAGCCAATCATAGATTACATCAATGAACAGTACAATGCTTACTTGAGGGATGAGTCTGGATTGAACAGGCGTAACATTGAAGATCATCGTGTTCATTGTTGTCTCTACTTCATATCACCGACTGGCCATGG ATTGAAGCCTCTTGATATCGAGTTCATGAAGCAGCTACATGAGTTGGTTAACATTGTCCCGGTGATAGCCAAAGCTGACACACTAACCCCAAGTGAAGTGCAAACACTGAAGAAAAGA GTACTAAAAGACCTTCATGAGAACAGGATACAGGTATACACTGGAGAGATGGATGAGGAAGATGATAGTCCAGAAATGAAACAGTTGAAG GACGCCATACCACTGGCTGTTGTCGGTAGCAACACGATGTTGGAAGTTAATGGCAAGAGAGTGCGTGGGCGTATCTACCCCTGGGGTGTTGTTGAAG TGGAGAACAAAGACCATTGTGACTTTGTATTGCTAAGGGACATGATTGTACG TACACATATGCAGGACCTAAAGGACATCACACAAGACGTCCATTATGAGAACTTCCGTAAGAAGAAACTTCTTCAGGGAGGTGGTGG CGGTGGTCATGTGGAAGAGGTAGACATGGGACCAGCGCCGACTGGCGGCCAACAACAAATACAAGATGAAATGAGGAAGAAGGAAAAGGAG CTTGATGAGATGAGGAGACAGATGGCATTCCTGCAGGCACAGCTCCAACGACAGCAAGGAATGGGCCAGAGTGACACAGTGTGA
- the LOC136245080 gene encoding septin-1-like isoform X2 has product MQTVNIDTFTVDIEERGVKLRLTVVDTPGFGDAVDNKQCWKPIIDYINEQYNAYLRDESGLNRRNIEDHRVHCCLYFISPTGHGLKPLDIEFMKQLHELVNIVPVIAKADTLTPSEVQTLKKRVLKDLHENRIQVYTGEMDEEDDSPEMKQLKDAIPLAVVGSNTMLEVNGKRVRGRIYPWGVVEVENKDHCDFVLLRDMIVRTHMQDLKDITQDVHYENFRKKKLLQGGGGGGHVEEVDMGPAPTGGQQQIQDEMRKKEKELDEMRRQMAFLQAQLQRQQGMGQSDTV; this is encoded by the exons ATGCAGACGGTGAACATTGACACGTTCACTGTTGATATTGAGGAGAGAGGGGTGAAGCTAAGATTGACAGTGGTTGATACTCCGGGCTTCGGTGATGCTGTAGATAATAAACAATG TTGGAAGCCAATCATAGATTACATCAATGAACAGTACAATGCTTACTTGAGGGATGAGTCTGGATTGAACAGGCGTAACATTGAAGATCATCGTGTTCATTGTTGTCTCTACTTCATATCACCGACTGGCCATGG ATTGAAGCCTCTTGATATCGAGTTCATGAAGCAGCTACATGAGTTGGTTAACATTGTCCCGGTGATAGCCAAAGCTGACACACTAACCCCAAGTGAAGTGCAAACACTGAAGAAAAGA GTACTAAAAGACCTTCATGAGAACAGGATACAGGTATACACTGGAGAGATGGATGAGGAAGATGATAGTCCAGAAATGAAACAGTTGAAG GACGCCATACCACTGGCTGTTGTCGGTAGCAACACGATGTTGGAAGTTAATGGCAAGAGAGTGCGTGGGCGTATCTACCCCTGGGGTGTTGTTGAAG TGGAGAACAAAGACCATTGTGACTTTGTATTGCTAAGGGACATGATTGTACG TACACATATGCAGGACCTAAAGGACATCACACAAGACGTCCATTATGAGAACTTCCGTAAGAAGAAACTTCTTCAGGGAGGTGGTGG CGGTGGTCATGTGGAAGAGGTAGACATGGGACCAGCGCCGACTGGCGGCCAACAACAAATACAAGATGAAATGAGGAAGAAGGAAAAGGAG CTTGATGAGATGAGGAGACAGATGGCATTCCTGCAGGCACAGCTCCAACGACAGCAAGGAATGGGCCAGAGTGACACAGTGTGA
- the LOC136245082 gene encoding mediator of RNA polymerase II transcription subunit 19-like: protein MSADPRQSSHKNEGGQKSSMKDKKSLATGTMKLYLVGEERKTAETQDEIKAKTAFENLEQSFKLLTSRKIKDKLSAFLPDIPGDLDATPVSDSTLRAVIDRPPVGGERELVPLSELQGFKLLPGALPEPYRRSFPKEAIRHERKKKHKHKKLEVKKHEAAAAAAAAEQPHLSSLESSTGTSADSHIPSGHMIPGVGIGQVITTAQTSGMKPLAGAVDPLKKKRNKKRKHEATGEGDGQNGQQIKKKKKDKSKKKDKEKDKHLTADQASVQITSSFVPGHAPL, encoded by the exons ATGTCAGCGGATCCTAGACAGTCGTCACATAAGAACGAGGGAGGCCAGAAGTCTTCTATGAAAGACAAGAAGTCCTTAGCAACCGGCACAATGAAACTCTACCTCGTAGGAGAAGAAAGAAAAACAG CTGAGACTCAAGATGAGATAAAGGCTAAGACAGCATTTGAGAATTTAGAGCAGTCATTCAAGTTGCTTACTTCCCGTAAAATTAAAGACAAGTTGAGTGCGTTCTTGCCAGATATACCAG GTGATCTGGATGCTACCCCAGTATCAGACAGCAC GCTTAGAGCAGTTATTGATCGTCCACCAGTGGGAGGAGAACGAGAACTAGTACCTCTGTCTGAACTGCAGGGATTCAAGTTGCTACCTGGAGCG TTACCAGAGCCGTACAGGAGGAGTTTCCCTAAGGAGGCAATCAGGCATGAACGCAAGAAGAAACACAAACACAAAAAACTTGAGGTGAAGAAACATGAAGCAGCAGCGGCTGCTGCTGCAGCTGAGCAGCCACACCTCTCATCGTTGGAGAGCTCTACTGGAACAAGTGCTGATAGTCATATACCATCGGGTCACATGATCCCAGGAGTAGGGATAGGTCAGGTGATCACTACAGCTCAAACTTCAGGAATGAAGCCACTAGCTG GTGCTGTTGATCCACTGAAAAAGAAGAGAAATAAAAAG AGGAAACATGAGGCAACAGGAGAAGGTGATGGTCAGAATGGACAACAAataaagaagaagaaaaaggaCAAGAGCAAGAAGAAGGACAAAGAGAAGGATAAG CATTTGACAGCTGATCAGGCATCGGTACAGATCACCAGCTCCTTTGTGCCAGGACATGCCCCCTTATGA